One Nicotiana tomentosiformis chromosome 1, ASM39032v3, whole genome shotgun sequence genomic window, CTTGACTGGTTATCTCACAGTCCTACTGAGATTGAGAGCTACATTAGGCCTGGTTGTGTTGTGTTAACAGTATATCTGCGGCTTCCCGAGTCTGCATGGGAGGAGGTACTGCATGTTCATTGAAATCCAGTATTATGTAGTGGGCTGTCTGTGGAATCCTGTTTGACATGTAAATTAATTGCTTTGTACAGCTTTGTTATGATCTGAACTCCAGTTTGAGTAGGCTTTTGGATGTCCATGGTGATGATAGTTTCTGGACAAAAGGATGGATTTACATTAGCGTGCAGGACCAAATCGCATTTGTGTGTGATGGTCTGTTCGAATCTAATGTCTTCTTCCATTTAAAGTTCCTTCCCAAACCCAAAATATAAAATCAGCTTCACTAAATCTTTTCTGGCGATTTTTGCATCAGTACTGTCCTTCACTGAGATTTTACTTTGTTCTGTTTATGTGCTGCAGGGCAGGTTCTTTTGGATATGTCCTTGCCCTCTGGGAGTGATGAGCACAGTACAATTTTAAGTGTCAGACCAATAGCTGTGCCAGTATCTGGGAGAGCTCAATTTTTAGTCAAAGGCTATAATTTGTCAAAGCCATCCACAAGGTATGCATCAATCATCATTATTATGCCTGTGATATTGCACAAGCTTCTTTTTCTGTTCTCCCACTGAGGAGGATTTTGGTGGTATATTCCTAGCAAAATATGTTAGTGAAGTGCAGTAACTTAAGTCTTTGTTTTTCTGCTTtcattttttgttggcaggttaCTTTGTGCTTTAGAAAGTAATTACCTGGTTCCAGAAGCTAATAATGAGGTAGAAGAACATGTTGATGGCATTGACAAGGATGATAATCTCCAATCCCTTAATTTCACATGTTCAGTTCCAGCAGTTAGTGGAAGAGGATTTATTGAGGTGAACCTTTTCTTTCATCTTGTTTCTCTTTTTGAACATGATTCGTCAAAATTGACTAGGGGAGGTTATTCTGTCTCTCATTTTCACTGCTGTTACCGGCCAAGTTTGGTCAGTACCagctctttttcttttattttttgaaaaggaACCTTTTTACTGTCTTGAGGAAGCTCGTCATGATTTTAGTCTCTTAAAAAGTTCAGAAATGGCTCAACAGAGTAATAAAAGTTTATTAACTCCTTGCGAGATACAGAAAATAAAATTGAGAACACCAAGTCAAATGGATTACATAAATTACTACGGTACAAGATGTTGAGACATTTATCACttttttcttaattataaaatgaCCATGAGGTAGTGCATATATTGCAGAAATGTGAGTCTTGCGCATATCATCTTAGCTATATCAGTTGCTTTTATTTCTACATTACTGTGTGTATGCTATAAAAGATATCTGGTGCCTATATGATGTGTACGGTATGTAACAGTCGCAATGTTATGCATTTTGTAACTTCAAAAGAATCTGACACATTCCCGTTCAAGCGATGTACACTCTAGTCATGCTGAGATTCTTTTGTTTATCCAGGTTGAAGATCATGGACTCAGCAATAGCTTCTTCCCTTTCATAGTTGCAGAGGAAGATGTTTGCTCTGAGATCCGTATGCTTGAGAGTGAACTAGACTTGACTTCAGCTAATTATGTCAAGGGACAGATAAATAATATGGAAGCAAGAAATCAAGCCATGGATTTTATTCATGAACTGGGTTGGCTGCttcatagaaataatttgaaggCTAGATTAGAGCATTTTGGTCCTGATACTGTTCTCTATCCTTTGAAGCGGTTCAAGTGGCTTATTGATTTCTGCGTAGACCATGAATGGTGTGCAGTAGTTAAGAAACTGTTGAACGTTCTTCTTGATGGAACTGTGGGTGCGGGAGACAGTTCTTTCTTGAAATTTGCTCTCACTGAGATGGGTCTTCTGCATAGAGCTGTGCGTAGGAATTCTAGGCCTCTGGTGGAATTGCTATTAACATATACTCCAGAGAAAGTAGCAGATGAACTAAGTTCTGAATACCAATCCCTGGTTGGGGTTGACGGGGAATTCTTGTTTAGACCTGATTGTGTAGGGCCTGCAGGTTTGACACCGCTTCATGTTGCAGCTGGCATagatggatctgaagatgtactagATGCATTGACAGATGATCCTGGAAAGGTATTTAATTCCTCTTTTTGTAAACCTCGTTCTTATCCAACATCATTCTGTCGGATGCAGTTATTACCTTTTTTGTGACGCTATGATCTATTTAGTTATCTGTAGTGACTAAACATGCTAAAATTACCCCATGCAGGTGGCAATTGAAGCTTGGAAGAATACTCGTGATAGCACAGGTTTCACACCAGAAGATTATGCACGCTTGCGAGGACATTATTCTTACATTCACCTGGTGCAGAGGAAGATTAGCAAGAAAGCAACCAGCGGACATATAGTGGTTGATATTCCTATTGTTCCATCTGTTGAGAACAGCAACCAGAAAGAAGAGTTTGCAACCACCAGCTTAGAGATATCAATGACTGAGAGGAGACCCATTTCTCGGCCCTGCGGGCTATGTCATAAGAAGCTGGCTTATGGTAGTCGGAGCCGATCCCTATTGTACAGGCCTGCGATGTTCTCGATGGTGGCCATGGCGGCCGTATGTGTTTGCGTTGCTCTTCTATTCAGGGGCTCGCCGGAAGTTCTGTACATTTTTCGTCCATTTAGGTGGGAAATGGTGGACTTTGGAACAAGCTGATTTTACCACCCCAATAAATCTGATAAAAAGTATATTAGTTACTTGTACCAGTACTCGTCTATATGAAAAAAATGTAGGGTCTGGGATATGCTGTAGGAATAGCCCTTCAGGCAGTTGTTATACCAAGTGTtaacatatttattttgtttgatCAAATGTATCTTTCCATTGGGACCTCGTAACCAGGTCTCAAACTTTCTACGTCGTTTAATCTGCCCTTTTTAACTTTACTTGCATTTTGGTAATATTGGATactgtaaaaatataaaatttatttgtgAAACAACAATACTGCGTCCTTTTCTTTTTTGGTCGTAAGATAGAGCTTACGGTACTCTTTCGGTCCCATTTTGTCCTTTTAATCTGTTCTAAGAAATTGCACCTTCCTTTTTCCAATATCATttaattttagtatttttattttatttttgacgaCATGAGAAGAAAAAATTGAAAAGACGTGTAATGATGGCAAGCTTATTGGTACTTTGTAACCCTTCCTTTTTAATTAATGAAAACCTATTTGGTTGAGCATTGAGTATAAAAAAAGAAATGAATACTTTTAAATTTGTGGTCTTAAGCATGTTCTAATATTTGTGttgtaaaaaaaaattcattaaagataaaaaaaaattaaaaaaaaatgctaacataaattaaaacagaaagAATATATATTTGATTTAATGTGACTTTTTttacatttattttattttttgctccTAATCAAGTACATTTATATAAAATGGGACGAAGGCAGTATGAAGGGAGTATGTAAAAGCTGGGGAAATAGTCAAAATCAACGCAACTTATTATTGGACACAACTGATTATTTGGACTTATGCAGGTCATTTtctcttttcttgtttatttacTTTAATACCTTTTTCCACCGAAAGGATGCCACGTAAGTAGCGTCTGTTATTTACTTTTCGGGAATGGATAAGATTTTGGCGCCTGTGTTCGATCAATGTTATGCCAACCAATATAAATATTGATTTACGATAGGAGGTCAGTTCAATAATTTAGTTTTATTAGACAATtcatatttgattttattttgcgATAGCATCTTTAATTCAACCAACAGTATAAACAGACGTCGTTTCTTGTACCAACACAATCATTGTGAACGGATTCCGGAGCCAATCTACTAGGTACggatttggccgaaaaactcattaaatatataaatatttaattgagAATCAAATAACCAAGACGAGCTATGAAATACATGATAAATTTAAAACTTGTAAAATTTAAATTCTAAATACGcttttaattatataaatataaaaataagttCTTATCCTCATTGACATAGTCAAGTTCTGATGCATGCATAAGCAACAACCGATCTTGACTAAATCAAAAGGATAAACCATTCTCCTATATGTGTGAGGTCACACTATTTAAACGGTGAAAACTTATTTGCATGAGGTGCATGTGTAATCAAACTGACAAAATTAAATTGCTTGGTTTAACATAAATACCGAGTTCAAATAAATATTGGCGAGTAGCTAGGTTATTTTTGGCTTGGTTGTAgtgaagggaaactcactaggctGGGATGACAAACTATGGCTCGACAATAGTTCTGCTGAAGttaaaagaaaagaaggttaCAAATTTGATTCTCAAAGTATTCTTTTGGTTGCGcaaattttgaaataaaaaaataaggtAAGATCAAAATCGTGTGAACTAACAGTTACTAATTAGTTTTCCTTCAAATGCTCTTTTAATATATTCTTATTAATTCTTCccacaaaattttcaagttctaCCAAAAAGCTAGCTACCTGTTTTCCCATTTAGCTGCATAGATAAATAGCATGGCCTAGGTCTTTGAAGTAGAGAAGATttagaagaaacaagaaatggtAGAATATTGTGTAACAGGAGGTACAGGTTTTATTGCGGCTTACCTTATTAAGGCCCTACTACAAAAGGGTCATATTGTAAGAACCACTGTTCGTGATCCAGGTTTGTAAAAATCTTTTCTTTTCTCCATCCTTAAATATGAATACTTATTGAAAGTGTTTTTTTGTTAGCAGAAAATGTAGAAAAAGTGGGATTCTTGTGGGAGCTAGAGGGTGCTAAAGAGAGGCTCAAGATTATGAAAGCTGATCTTTTAGTTGAAGGTAGCTTTGACAATGCTATTCAGGGAGTTGATGGAGTCTTTCATACTGCTTCACCTGTATCTGTCCCTTACGATGACAATGTTGAGGCAAGTTTTACCTTAGTACCCTACTTGTTCTTTTTTTTGTTAGATTGTCCCCCCATCAGTTAATTAAAAGATTGGGTTGTTATCTCCTTATATGGTTTTTAGACAATTCTAACATCATGTCGGGTTGAGTTTGACCTAATATTCATTTTCTTATCACAGTACGAGAGCCAACCCTAACGTATTCTTGATTTCCTTATTTTTGGACCCCACATGTTATGTTATACACACTCCAGTTACGACAGTTGACAGGAGTGGGTGGATGTAGTGTAAAATTTATGGGTTCATCCGAATATAATAACTTTGGCTAGAACTTTGTACATGTGTTAAGAAATATactaaataaatataaatattatattccAACCTTGTAAATCAAATGGCTGTCTTTTACGATGACAATGTTGAGGCAAGTTTTACCTTcaccttctttatttttttcttagaTTGTCCCGCGTCAGTTAATTAAAGGGTTGAGCTGTTATTTCCTTATATGATTTTTAGGCAATTCTCACCTCATGACTTGGCTTTTCGGGTTGAGCTTGATCTAACATTCATTTTCTTATTACCGTATGAAAGCCTATTCCTATTCATGGTTTACTCAATATTGGATCCTCATGTTATATGTATTATACATGCTCCAGATATGCAGGGGCACATTTATAGCCCCAATATGGAGCACTCTCTTCGTCAAACTAAATAATTTATgtactattttttaaaattagtcTAATATTGTCTGTTGGCGCCCATGTCCCTAAAAGATCGAATGGTGCATTTGGTTGAATCATAAGCTATTTACCTTGAGGAATAGGGATTGATTCCCACTTAAtactaatttttctatttttttagtgGTGCACCCATGTTCAAGAAATCTTAAATCCGCTTCTGCAGATATGGCAAGGGACAGATGTTGTGTATAACTTTTGAATTCATCCGAATCTAGTAACTTTAATTCGTATTTTGTTATGTATTAATAAAATCACTAAATAAGTAATAAATTAAATGAATTTGGTTAGAATTTCGAACTCAAACCCATAATATTCAAATTCTTGATCCGCCTCTGAGTTCTGGGGTTGTTTGTTAAATTTTCTTGCATTGGTCGAAAGAATAAACTATTATTTCTTTATATAATCTTGGGCAATTATCACCGCAAGAGCAACTCGAATTAGCTCACATCTATTCTCTTATCAATTTTCAATACAATGACGCCACACCTCTTAAATTCTTCATTTCTGCTTTTGAGTAGTGAGAGTACTCTCCTCAAACATTCAATCAATCAACTTAACcaacttatacttgcagaaaacACTGATTGAACCAAGCGTAAAGGGTACTTTGAATGTCCTGAATTCATGCAAAAAAACAACCAAGTTGAAGAGGCTTGTGTTGACATCATCTTGCTCTTCAATCAGATACAGAGATGATGCCCAACAAGTTTCCCCTCTCAATGAATCCCACTGGAGTGACCTTCAATATTGCCAAAGATACAATGTATGTATGGACTTCAAATTCTTTTTTTCTTGCTACATAGAACAGAGAAACCTCATGAGAATTGCTTGATATTTAACTTTGTTTTGTTTGACTGCAGCTATGGTATCCTTATGCTAAGACTATAGCAGAAAAAGAAGCGTGGAGAGTAGCTAAGGAATGTGGTATCGATTTGGTGGTGGTAAATCCATCCTTCGTTTTGGGTCCTTTGCTTGCTCCTCAGCCCACCAGTACATTGCTAATCATATTGGCTATAGTTAAAGGTTGTATTTATTGTCCATACAAAGCAGGTCGACTATATGAATCCCCACGGACCATATTTCCATTTATCATGCCATTATTATAAGAAATGAGGACAAAAAGTACTAGAAATTCAATATATTTTTCACTGGCATATAACTTTCTGACATGACTAAAAACTGCTGGAAAATATAGGACCTAACTTAAACGTACTAACATGACACAAGATATTTTCAACTAAATGATACTCTCCGTTTCAATTTGTTTGAACATTTTTAGAGTAGGAGGGTCAAATTGAATAAATATCAGTGTGAATTCGAACATATATTCTTTAAGTTTTTTTAAATAACTTTTACATATTTAGAAACTAAATAAAAAGTAGTATAAGTCACAacaattaacaattcaaaatatttaaaaactatgtGCAAAAAATATGGTCAAATAAAATCTTGTTTGACTCCCTAAATAGTAAAAAGTTCATTCTTTTTGAAATAGTGGGAGTATGGTGAGAAAAACAAAAGGATAGTTTATATGAATTTGTTCTTTCATTATGCTTATTTTTCGTCTAGATCTGCATTAATTCCAAGAGATTATAAGTTTTTCACTTCATTTTAGTTTTACCTCGTTTCATTTTCAAGCTGGTGCTATATGAAAGGCATAAAAAATTCTTGTTTGTATCTTTCTTTTTACCCTCTCAACTAGGTGTGCTTGGAGAGTATCCCAACAAAAGGTTGGGGTTTGTTCACATTGAGGATGTTGTGGCAGCTCATATATTAGTTATGGAGGAGCAAAAAGCTTCAGGTAGATACATATGTTCAAACTCAGTGCAACACATGTCACAGATCATTGACATGTTAAGGACTAAGTATCCATCTTATCCTTTTGAGAACAAGTAAGCAGATCAACTGAAGTTTCAAACCCCTTTCTTTTTGGATTTAGGTTATATATACTGACAGTGTAACGATCAGTGAGTTTTTACTTGTGATAACAGGTTAATTACTGTTTTTATCAGATACTAATTAATGTTTATCAAGAGATTTATCTATTATTACTTAATAAATGACCTGATTGTGTAAATAATTTTATATcaactctcttttatttttcctttttaggtgtagcagccaagaaggagaaGACATGCCACATAGTATGGATACCAGCAAGATAACTGAATTGGGGCTCCCTCCTCTAAAGACTCTCACTCAAATGTTTGATGACTGCATTAAGAGTTTCCAAAAAAAGGGATTCCTATGAGAAATGTCTAAGTTGTCACCTCTATATATGGCCTACAAGTTCTTTGTGCTTGGACAAAAAGGTTAAAGTAAAAATTGAAATGTTCCACTCCTTTACAAGAAATAAAAGAGTTATTAATATTCCTTTATGCTGTACTGGAAAAAAAACTTGATTAGCTTATTTAAGAGGGAAATTCAATTTCAAAGCTTAAATAAAATGGCTTATTTAAGAACGTGACTTTGTGGGATGATGCTTCTAAGTGAAATGTGTTGCTGCTAATATTGGACCTAACTCTACCCCAAGAGGTTAGGATCAGATAGGATCGGATATTTAGTGCATGGACAATAACACGGGGGCTCAACACACTATTAGAAAAACAGGAATTAGCTTGGAACTTCGTCGTTGATATGTCTCTAAATAGCTCCTAGCTAATGATAGCTCTCGCTAATCCCTTGGTAAATAGGATTAGTCAGGGAATTTTACTGTTTACGAAATGCGTCCATTGCGACCTAATATCATGTCAAGAAAATAGACCTTCGATCTAGCTCAATCTAAAAAATCTAACAAATGAGATGTGGATTGCCGAATGCCCATATATAAAGAGTCAATAACCATTCCCTTGACAAATGCGGGACACTAAAACAAATATTATATGCACATTACACAATAAATAGAGGGGCAATATGAGTAAtagtaaggggtcgtttggtagggcgTATAAGAATAATGCTaaataaggtgtattagtaatgcaagGCTtagtaatgcaagtattagttatacagagattattttttattcattgtttggtgtgatgtattaaaaattaaaatgcattgcataattttgaagaaatttaattgtttacaaaaatgccccCCCATATTCTTTAAtttaagggactttaaggataattttgtctttaaccatgCTAATGCATACATTAATAGCCTTTGTATTGCTAATGCCATGATTTTCTATGCATTAgctatacataggataataccaaatagaGTGTATAACTAATgtttgtattagttatacataggttGAAAAGGTGTATCAAACAAAGCATTACTAATACACAAAGCTAATGTTATTTTCTCCTAACACACTCTACCAAACGACCTCTAACAGTGATAACATTATTACCACTAGTATTTTAGGTGAAGTGTTTTGTTGTGTTGTGCAAACATTATAGAATGGCAGTCCCCACGAGGCCAAGACCGAACAATTTGACTATTGATGTGGCCATGCCATTATCCTTGCCCCTGCCATGCTGCAAAACACGAAGGGTAGCCCACCCCTTTCTGCCACTAAATGACttgttatataatttttatatatagtcATACAGTCTAGGATTCTCTATCACCCTCAGTAGACAGTAGCCAGCACCCATCCTTAGCACTGATTCCGCTTGGCACATCACTGTTTCTGCTGCCTCTGACTTACCTAAGTAATGGGAAATGTGGAACCTACTTAAAATAAAGACATAAAAGCGTTCGCTCGCATCGAGAAACCAATATGATACTCGgataaagaagaaaagctaacTGTAAGAATAATtacaaaataaatttattttctaaATATTGGAGAATTCATATAGGCGAACTCTACTAATTTGGAACTGAATAGTAGTTACTGATGCATATATCTTACCAAGTGTTTTCTTCTCCCTCTCTCTTTACATGTATCTACCAAACTCGCTGCGAGTTACTCACTCCACCTACTACAAGTAGTACATAATTGCAATAATCCAGCATTTATCCATTCATAAAACATCCAAGTTTTATCTATCACATTCTTTGGGCAATGAAAACTGGGATGAGAGTGAGAGAATCCATAAAAATTGCTTTCCTTCCAGTGGCCTTCTTGTTCCTGCTTTCTTTTGTAGCTTGTGCAGGTTAGTCTCCACTCTTCACTCAGAACTTATGGATACTTGATTCTTGATTAACTTCAACTGGGGTTTGCTTTTTTGTGTTTTGAAATAGGACCGTTGAGGTGGATTCTTCTATCAAGCTATCTCATCTACTACCTATCTCTGTCTCTCTGGATTTTCGCTGCATTGTATACTACTTGACATTCCATTCCATCAATGAGGGAACCAAGAATGTTTTGAAATGAGAGATTTCACTGTCTCTATTTTCTTACTTTTTGCTTTCTTTTAACCACTTTGACTGATAAAATCAACAATCTCTCTGTTCTGAACCATACAGAGAGTAATGTGTAATATTCATCCTCGGCTTGTTATTTTTAAGAACATACTGTCTTCAACCTTTGGGGCATCTCCATACCAATCCAGTGCTTTTGGTTGAAGTTTTATGCAGTATTGAGCAAGTTcagtttttttcatttttctggaAGTGCCAATTTTTGTAAAACAATTGCCATGGCATTCTCCCTATTCTATTTACACATCCAATTTGATATGGCTTTGTAAGACAATTGCCATGACAACTTGGTTTCAGGTTATATATGGTTTTCGCTAATTATTCCAACGCAATCACTAACTTTGATTCAAAACATTCTACAACTTAATTTCTGAGATTTTTAAAGATGTTACTACATTAGTATAAAATAAGCAATCAAGttcatgaaaaataaaaaagaagtcgTATCTCTTCCATAAGACGTCATTAGTTGCTTGAACTCACATGCACATGTTTTAAGTTTTCGCTTTAGTTAACGGCATATGCCCCTCAAGCTTAATCAAAAGAACGAAAACTTATTCAAAGTGAAGAGTCGCTTATCAACAACATTACAAGTATTAGATTCAACTGAAAATCTACACGATAAATCCCACATATGCCCAATTATGGAAAAGAAAACCAAATAAAACGACATCAAAATATTCTAAGAATATCTGTACAACAATAATGATAAGACCACACATTCAATGCGAATAACAAAGAAGTTAGAAATGATAATACCAAAGTAATTGGATGTGCATAGACAAGAAACACATTATACAACAAGCAAAAAAAATGAAtatagataaaataaaataagatacAAAGAACAACAGCAGTACTACCACTACAATGCTATAGTGAAAGATACATCAAACATTTCACCTACTAGGATGCCTCAGGATATTCTACAGATTCTCGGGTATTTCACTAATCACTTGTGTTTTCTTGGCTTACAAAAGCTAGCTAAAACTGTAACCACAAAATTATTTTATTGGGACAAGTATTGCACTAATTGTTGATACCTCATATAATTCACCTTCTGCATGCCTAAGAAAGTATCAAATATCatgattaaaaaaatataagaatTTCCTCGTACGTAATAACAGACGCTTCACACTTCATACCCGAAACAGAGGAACCTCATTCATTTTGCATTCTTCAAGTTGTGTTATACAATAGGGAAAAACCTTATTTTCCAACCTTCATGTCATCAGGTGCAACAAAATCAAACATTTGCATTCCCCTCCCAGCGACTGCAATCTGATAATGGTTCCTGAATACaacatattaaaaaataaaattaaagctaGGTGGAGGTTGGTTTTCAGAAAGTGAAAAATAGAAGAGTAAACAAGAAAATCAATAATACAGTATGAAAGAAAGGATTACCCACCTTCCGCAGGCCCTAGCATCCAATGCCTCGGGCTCCGGTACACTAACAACCATATGTTTGTGCTCAGTTAGTTTGCCTTGCTGTTCGAGATGCCAACACCTGATGCGCTGATCAAGACCCGTAGAAAATACCCAACAACCATCTGTCCAAACACCTATAGTGAACAAGACTAACATCAGGTCCAGGTCCTTTCTTATGTGCAAATAATGATTTCATCAGTCATTTGACAATAGGTAGTAGGGCAACCCCCAAGATAAAAAGTGAGACACAATTCAAACTGACTATTCCCAGTAATAATTGGCAGtattatcaaaggcgaaaagcaaAAAAGTTGTAAGGtccgttggggctttaagcgcaaagcgcaaataaagtgcgagctttaatgaaaaaaggcgcaactggagaaaaagtaaaaatatatatatgtagtccaagaccaataattataagcatgaataacacaTATACGgacaaaaaaaattgaaaaagaattacaataaaatgaaatatcaattgtttagtgtcgCCTTTTCAGGATTACACTCTATGGTaaggaaaagtatgccttagagccttgatgcgaCACTGAAGCGCCCCCAAAGCGAGgtgaagcgctcaacatgtttttaGCCTCACTTCAAAACTTAAGCACACCTTTGACAACACTGATAATTGGTGTCTTATCAGTGTGGCCAATGCCTAACGAACAAGAAGGAGAGAACTATAGTTCAGAACTACAAGTACTTTTTTCATTTTACATAAAACTCCATTAGTTACCACAATAATAAAActtacattgactttatttggagGCTCCATTAGTTCGTTATATTAGCTCCAAAAGGATAAGTCGCGTAAAAATTTATAAAGGAATGAGGTAAGGCACGAGAAAGGTAAAGAATAGGGGCCGTTGTTGCATAATAGATTTTCCTACAAATGATCTTTCTCAATGCATAAATCAGCCTTCATAGCCTAAGGCTACCATTTTTTTCTTGTCAAACAGTATCACATTAGTGGCACAGCTTTTTTAGAACGAGAATGACCATGAATGAACGGTCACCAATAGATGTCATGGGATGGATGGAATCCCTCCGTCCTTAACTGCATGCCTTGGGTTTGATCCCTCCTAATGGAGAAAATTCTGGTAGTGAGCGCTTCTCCTTTAAATGAGCCTTACTTGATGTGAATCTGGATTAGTCAGGTTAGTGGATAGGTTCTGGATACCAGATCGTTAAACCCACAAAAAAAAGGAGAATGGCCATGAATGTTTAGGGTGATCTAGTAAGTATGACGTCACTGAAATTGATCTAGTAAGGATGAACTCATTGAAATTCCTCACCCCATTTTGGCAGCTGTCTATCATCATTCACAATACAACTGCAAATTCAGTACTTGCTATCGCCCTATTCTCTCTCAATTGCCTATCCTTTCTAGATGAGTGGGAGTCCCTTAGCAGTAGCTTCCAACCCTCTAGCTCTCATTTCGCGCATGCGCTTTGCGCTCTTGGCTTAACAACATCAAAGAGGAATCGAACCTCTTCCAGTTCTGTGTTAACAAAAATCCATTTGATGTCAGGTGCTGG contains:
- the LOC104088994 gene encoding squamosa promoter-binding-like protein 1 isoform X2 — protein: MEASVGERYYHMGGPDLRGLGKRSLEWDVTDWKWDGDLFIATPLRQNPSNNYQSRQFFPVETGNLVASSNSSSSCSDETNHGIEQQRRELEKRRRVIVVDENESGGTLSLKLGGQVEPVAEKRTKLAAAQPVTSTPTTTRAVCQVDDCGTDLSKAKDYHRRHKVCEMHSKASRALVGNVMQRFCQQCSRFHALQEFDEGKRSCRRRLAGHNKRRRKTQSESVVNNNSSNDGQASGYSLMSLLKMLSNMHSSGTNHTEDQDLLAHLLRSIAGQGSLNGDKSLSGLLQESSSMLNNRSILRNPELASLISNGSQVPPRAKEHQFTNSAAEIPQKRLDAHDVRLEDARTASSQSPGILFPPTQSNSQAYAPGRGSTTGRSKLIDFDLNDVYVDSDDNVEDIDRSPGQCPSWLQQDSHQSSPPQTSGNSDSASAQSPSSSSGDTQTRTDRIVFKLFGKDPSDFPFVVRAQILDWLSHSPTEIESYIRPGCVVLTVYLRLPESAWEELCYDLNSSLSRLLDVHGDDSFWTKGWIYISVQDQIAFVCDGQVLLDMSLPSGSDEHSTILSVRPIAVPVSGRAQFLVKGYNLSKPSTRLLCALESNYLVPEANNEVEEHVDGIDKDDNLQSLNFTCSVPAVSGRGFIEVEDHGLSNSFFPFIVAEEDVCSEIRMLESELDLTSANYVKGQINNMEARNQAMDFIHELGWLLHRNNLKARLEHFGPDTVLYPLKRFKWLIDFCVDHEWCAVVKKLLNVLLDGTVGAGDSSFLKFALTEMGLLHRAVRRNSRPLVELLLTYTPEKVADELSSEYQSLVGVDGEFLFRPDCVGPAGLTPLHVAAGIDGSEDVLDALTDDPGKVAIEAWKNTRDSTGFTPEDYARLRGHYSYIHLVQRKISKKATSGHIVVDIPIVPSVENSNQKEEFATTSLEISMTERRPISRPCGLCHKKLAYGSRSRSLLYRPAMFSMVAMAAVCVCVALLFRGSPEVLYIFRPFRWEMVDFGTS
- the LOC104088994 gene encoding squamosa promoter-binding-like protein 1 isoform X1, with protein sequence MEASVGERYYHMGGPDLRGLGKRSLEWDVTDWKWDGDLFIATPLRQNPSNNYQSRQFFPVETGNLVASSNSSSSCSDETNHGIEQQRRELEKRRRVIVVDENESGGTLSLKLGGQVEPVAEKRTKLAAAQPVTSTPTTTRAVCQVDDCGTDLSKAKDYHRRHKVCEMHSKASRALVGNVMQRFCQQCSRFHALQEFDEGKRSCRRRLAGHNKRRRKTQSESVVNNNSSNDGQASGYSLMSLLKMLSNMHSASGTNHTEDQDLLAHLLRSIAGQGSLNGDKSLSGLLQESSSMLNNRSILRNPELASLISNGSQVPPRAKEHQFTNSAAEIPQKRLDAHDVRLEDARTASSQSPGILFPPTQSNSQAYAPGRGSTTGRSKLIDFDLNDVYVDSDDNVEDIDRSPGQCPSWLQQDSHQSSPPQTSGNSDSASAQSPSSSSGDTQTRTDRIVFKLFGKDPSDFPFVVRAQILDWLSHSPTEIESYIRPGCVVLTVYLRLPESAWEELCYDLNSSLSRLLDVHGDDSFWTKGWIYISVQDQIAFVCDGQVLLDMSLPSGSDEHSTILSVRPIAVPVSGRAQFLVKGYNLSKPSTRLLCALESNYLVPEANNEVEEHVDGIDKDDNLQSLNFTCSVPAVSGRGFIEVEDHGLSNSFFPFIVAEEDVCSEIRMLESELDLTSANYVKGQINNMEARNQAMDFIHELGWLLHRNNLKARLEHFGPDTVLYPLKRFKWLIDFCVDHEWCAVVKKLLNVLLDGTVGAGDSSFLKFALTEMGLLHRAVRRNSRPLVELLLTYTPEKVADELSSEYQSLVGVDGEFLFRPDCVGPAGLTPLHVAAGIDGSEDVLDALTDDPGKVAIEAWKNTRDSTGFTPEDYARLRGHYSYIHLVQRKISKKATSGHIVVDIPIVPSVENSNQKEEFATTSLEISMTERRPISRPCGLCHKKLAYGSRSRSLLYRPAMFSMVAMAAVCVCVALLFRGSPEVLYIFRPFRWEMVDFGTS